A region from the Populus trichocarpa isolate Nisqually-1 chromosome 18, P.trichocarpa_v4.1, whole genome shotgun sequence genome encodes:
- the LOC7476677 gene encoding guanine nucleotide-binding protein alpha-1 subunit isoform X5: MLSITTQNMGLLCSKRHRYNEADTEENAQAAEIERRIEQETKVEQHIQKILLLGAGDSGKSTIFKQIKLLFQSGFDEAELKSYISVIHANVYQTIKVLHDGSKELAQNETDSLKYVISNENKDIGQKLSEIGGRLDHPSLTKELAQEIETLWRDAAIQVASSSKIHIQFPWNLYYCYKETYARGNELQVPDCTPYFMENLQRLSDANYIPTKDDVLYARVRTTGVVEIQFSPVGENKKSGEVYRLFDVGGQRNERRKWIHLFEGVTAVIFCAAISEYDQTLFEDENKNRMIGTKELFEWVLKQPCFEKTSFMLFLNKFDIFEKKVLKVPLNVCEWFKDYQPVLTGKLEIEHAYEQLREC, encoded by the exons ATGCTGTCTATCACAACACAAAATATGGGGTTACTCTGCAGTAAACGGCATCGATACAATGAAGCAGATACTGAAGAGAATGCACAG GCTGCAGAAATTGAAAGGCGAATTGAACAAGAAACCAAAGTTGAACAGCATATTCAAAAAATTTTGCTTCTTG GTGCTGGAGACTCTGGGAAGTCAACGATTTTCAAGCAG ATAAAACTTTTGTTTCAAAGTGGTTTTGACGAGGCAGAGCTCAAGAGCTATATCTCAGTCATCCATGCGAACGTCTATCAGACAATAAAA GTATTGCACGATGGATCAAAAGAATTGGCTCAAAATGAAACAGATTCCTTGAAGTATGTTATATCCAATGAAAATAAG GATATTGGACAGAAATTGTCGGAAATTGGAGGCAGGTTGGATCATCCAAGTCTTACCAAAGAACTTGCCCAGGAGATTGAAACTCTATGGAGAGATGCTGCAATTCAGGTAGCCAGTTCATCAAAGATACATATACAATTTCCCTGGAATCTGTATTATTGCTACAAA GAAACATATGCCCGTGGCAATGAGCTCCAAGTTCCAGATTGTACCCCTTATTTCATGGAGAATTTGCAAAGATTGTCTGATGCAAATTATATTCCAACTAAG GACGATGTTCTTTATGCAAGAGTTCGTACAACAGGTGTTGTAGAGATCCAATTCAG CCCTGTTGGTGAGAACAAGAAAAGTGGGGAGGTATATAGACTTTTTGATGTCGGTGGGCAGAGAAATGAGAGGCGGAAATGGATTCATCTATTTGAAGGTGTTACAGCTGTAATTTTTTGTGCTGCAATTAGCGA GTATGATCAAACACTATTTGAGGATGAAAACAAGAATCGAATGATTGGGACAAAGGAGCTTTTTGAGTGGGTCCTGAAGCAACCATGCTTTGAG AAGACATCCTTCATGCTGTTTCTAAACAAGTTTgatatatttgaaaagaaagttCTGAAA GTACCTTTGAATGTATGCGAGTGGTTCAAGGACTACCAGCCAGTTTTGACAGGAAAACTAGAGATTGAGCATGCATACGA GCAACTACGAGAATGctga
- the LOC7476677 gene encoding guanine nucleotide-binding protein alpha-1 subunit isoform X6, with product MVLHDGSKELAQNETDSLKYVISNENKDIGQKLSEIGGRLDHPSLTKELAQEIETLWRDAAIQVASSSKIHIQFPWNLYYCYKETYARGNELQVPDCTPYFMENLQRLSDANYIPTKDDVLYARVRTTGVVEIQFSPVGENKKSGEVYRLFDVGGQRNERRKWIHLFEGVTAVIFCAAISEYDQTLFEDENKNRMIGTKELFEWVLKQPCFEKTSFMLFLNKFDIFEKKVLKVPLNVCEWFKDYQPVLTGKLEIEHAYEFVKKKFEELYFQSTTPDRVDRVFKIYRTTALDQKLVKKTFKLVDETLRRRNLFEAGLL from the exons ATG GTATTGCACGATGGATCAAAAGAATTGGCTCAAAATGAAACAGATTCCTTGAAGTATGTTATATCCAATGAAAATAAG GATATTGGACAGAAATTGTCGGAAATTGGAGGCAGGTTGGATCATCCAAGTCTTACCAAAGAACTTGCCCAGGAGATTGAAACTCTATGGAGAGATGCTGCAATTCAGGTAGCCAGTTCATCAAAGATACATATACAATTTCCCTGGAATCTGTATTATTGCTACAAA GAAACATATGCCCGTGGCAATGAGCTCCAAGTTCCAGATTGTACCCCTTATTTCATGGAGAATTTGCAAAGATTGTCTGATGCAAATTATATTCCAACTAAG GACGATGTTCTTTATGCAAGAGTTCGTACAACAGGTGTTGTAGAGATCCAATTCAG CCCTGTTGGTGAGAACAAGAAAAGTGGGGAGGTATATAGACTTTTTGATGTCGGTGGGCAGAGAAATGAGAGGCGGAAATGGATTCATCTATTTGAAGGTGTTACAGCTGTAATTTTTTGTGCTGCAATTAGCGA GTATGATCAAACACTATTTGAGGATGAAAACAAGAATCGAATGATTGGGACAAAGGAGCTTTTTGAGTGGGTCCTGAAGCAACCATGCTTTGAG AAGACATCCTTCATGCTGTTTCTAAACAAGTTTgatatatttgaaaagaaagttCTGAAA GTACCTTTGAATGTATGCGAGTGGTTCAAGGACTACCAGCCAGTTTTGACAGGAAAACTAGAGATTGAGCATGCATACGA GTTTGTAAAGAAGAAGTTTGAGGAGTTGTATTTCCAAAGCACAACCCCTGATCGCGTTGACCgggtatttaaaatatatagaacCACAGCACTTGATCAGAAGCTTGTGAAAAAAACTTTCAAGCTTGTAGATGAGACTTTAAGACGCAGAAATCTCTTTGAAGCTGGTTTATTGTGA
- the LOC7476677 gene encoding guanine nucleotide-binding protein alpha-1 subunit isoform X2 translates to MLSITTQNMGLLCSKRHRYNEADTEENAQAAEIERRIEQETKVEQHIQKILLLGAGDSGKSTIFKQIKLLFQSGFDEAELKSYISVIHANVYQTIKVLHDGSKELAQNETDSLKYVISNENKDIGQKLSEIGGRLDHPSLTKELAQEIETLWRDAAIQVASSSKIHIQFPWNLYYCYKETYARGNELQVPDCTPYFMENLQRLSDANYIPTKDDVLYARVRTTGVVEIQFSPVGENKKSGEVYRLFDVGGQRNERRKWIHLFEGVTAVIFCAAISEYDQTLFEDENKNRMIGTKELFEWVLKQPCFETSFMLFLNKFDIFEKKVLKVPLNVCEWFKDYQPVLTGKLEIEHAYEFVKKKFEELYFQSTTPDRVDRVFKIYRTTALDQKLVKKTFKLVDETLRRRNLFEAGLL, encoded by the exons ATGCTGTCTATCACAACACAAAATATGGGGTTACTCTGCAGTAAACGGCATCGATACAATGAAGCAGATACTGAAGAGAATGCACAG GCTGCAGAAATTGAAAGGCGAATTGAACAAGAAACCAAAGTTGAACAGCATATTCAAAAAATTTTGCTTCTTG GTGCTGGAGACTCTGGGAAGTCAACGATTTTCAAGCAG ATAAAACTTTTGTTTCAAAGTGGTTTTGACGAGGCAGAGCTCAAGAGCTATATCTCAGTCATCCATGCGAACGTCTATCAGACAATAAAA GTATTGCACGATGGATCAAAAGAATTGGCTCAAAATGAAACAGATTCCTTGAAGTATGTTATATCCAATGAAAATAAG GATATTGGACAGAAATTGTCGGAAATTGGAGGCAGGTTGGATCATCCAAGTCTTACCAAAGAACTTGCCCAGGAGATTGAAACTCTATGGAGAGATGCTGCAATTCAGGTAGCCAGTTCATCAAAGATACATATACAATTTCCCTGGAATCTGTATTATTGCTACAAA GAAACATATGCCCGTGGCAATGAGCTCCAAGTTCCAGATTGTACCCCTTATTTCATGGAGAATTTGCAAAGATTGTCTGATGCAAATTATATTCCAACTAAG GACGATGTTCTTTATGCAAGAGTTCGTACAACAGGTGTTGTAGAGATCCAATTCAG CCCTGTTGGTGAGAACAAGAAAAGTGGGGAGGTATATAGACTTTTTGATGTCGGTGGGCAGAGAAATGAGAGGCGGAAATGGATTCATCTATTTGAAGGTGTTACAGCTGTAATTTTTTGTGCTGCAATTAGCGA GTATGATCAAACACTATTTGAGGATGAAAACAAGAATCGAATGATTGGGACAAAGGAGCTTTTTGAGTGGGTCCTGAAGCAACCATGCTTTGAG ACATCCTTCATGCTGTTTCTAAACAAGTTTgatatatttgaaaagaaagttCTGAAA GTACCTTTGAATGTATGCGAGTGGTTCAAGGACTACCAGCCAGTTTTGACAGGAAAACTAGAGATTGAGCATGCATACGA GTTTGTAAAGAAGAAGTTTGAGGAGTTGTATTTCCAAAGCACAACCCCTGATCGCGTTGACCgggtatttaaaatatatagaacCACAGCACTTGATCAGAAGCTTGTGAAAAAAACTTTCAAGCTTGTAGATGAGACTTTAAGACGCAGAAATCTCTTTGAAGCTGGTTTATTGTGA
- the LOC7476677 gene encoding guanine nucleotide-binding protein alpha-1 subunit isoform X3 translates to MLSITTQNMGLLCSKRHRYNEADTEENAQAAEIERRIEQETKVEQHIQKILLLGAGDSGKSTIFKQIKLLFQSGFDEAELKSYISVIHANVYQTIKVLHDGSKELAQNETDSLKYVISNENKDIGQKLSEIGGRLDHPSLTKELAQEIETLWRDAAIQETYARGNELQVPDCTPYFMENLQRLSDANYIPTKDDVLYARVRTTGVVEIQFSPVGENKKSGEVYRLFDVGGQRNERRKWIHLFEGVTAVIFCAAISEYDQTLFEDENKNRMIGTKELFEWVLKQPCFEKTSFMLFLNKFDIFEKKVLKVPLNVCEWFKDYQPVLTGKLEIEHAYEFVKKKFEELYFQSTTPDRVDRVFKIYRTTALDQKLVKKTFKLVDETLRRRNLFEAGLL, encoded by the exons ATGCTGTCTATCACAACACAAAATATGGGGTTACTCTGCAGTAAACGGCATCGATACAATGAAGCAGATACTGAAGAGAATGCACAG GCTGCAGAAATTGAAAGGCGAATTGAACAAGAAACCAAAGTTGAACAGCATATTCAAAAAATTTTGCTTCTTG GTGCTGGAGACTCTGGGAAGTCAACGATTTTCAAGCAG ATAAAACTTTTGTTTCAAAGTGGTTTTGACGAGGCAGAGCTCAAGAGCTATATCTCAGTCATCCATGCGAACGTCTATCAGACAATAAAA GTATTGCACGATGGATCAAAAGAATTGGCTCAAAATGAAACAGATTCCTTGAAGTATGTTATATCCAATGAAAATAAG GATATTGGACAGAAATTGTCGGAAATTGGAGGCAGGTTGGATCATCCAAGTCTTACCAAAGAACTTGCCCAGGAGATTGAAACTCTATGGAGAGATGCTGCAATTCAG GAAACATATGCCCGTGGCAATGAGCTCCAAGTTCCAGATTGTACCCCTTATTTCATGGAGAATTTGCAAAGATTGTCTGATGCAAATTATATTCCAACTAAG GACGATGTTCTTTATGCAAGAGTTCGTACAACAGGTGTTGTAGAGATCCAATTCAG CCCTGTTGGTGAGAACAAGAAAAGTGGGGAGGTATATAGACTTTTTGATGTCGGTGGGCAGAGAAATGAGAGGCGGAAATGGATTCATCTATTTGAAGGTGTTACAGCTGTAATTTTTTGTGCTGCAATTAGCGA GTATGATCAAACACTATTTGAGGATGAAAACAAGAATCGAATGATTGGGACAAAGGAGCTTTTTGAGTGGGTCCTGAAGCAACCATGCTTTGAG AAGACATCCTTCATGCTGTTTCTAAACAAGTTTgatatatttgaaaagaaagttCTGAAA GTACCTTTGAATGTATGCGAGTGGTTCAAGGACTACCAGCCAGTTTTGACAGGAAAACTAGAGATTGAGCATGCATACGA GTTTGTAAAGAAGAAGTTTGAGGAGTTGTATTTCCAAAGCACAACCCCTGATCGCGTTGACCgggtatttaaaatatatagaacCACAGCACTTGATCAGAAGCTTGTGAAAAAAACTTTCAAGCTTGTAGATGAGACTTTAAGACGCAGAAATCTCTTTGAAGCTGGTTTATTGTGA
- the LOC7476677 gene encoding guanine nucleotide-binding protein alpha-1 subunit isoform X4, with translation MLSITTQNMGLLCSKRHRYNEADTEENAQAAEIERRIEQETKVEQHIQKILLLGAGDSGKSTIFKQIKLLFQSGFDEAELKSYISVIHANVYQTIKVLHDGSKELAQNETDSLKYVISNENKDIGQKLSEIGGRLDHPSLTKELAQEIETLWRDAAIQVASSSKIHIQFPWNLYYCYKETYARGNELQVPDCTPYFMENLQRLSDANYIPTKDDVLYARVRTTGVVEIQFRYDQTLFEDENKNRMIGTKELFEWVLKQPCFEKTSFMLFLNKFDIFEKKVLKVPLNVCEWFKDYQPVLTGKLEIEHAYEFVKKKFEELYFQSTTPDRVDRVFKIYRTTALDQKLVKKTFKLVDETLRRRNLFEAGLL, from the exons ATGCTGTCTATCACAACACAAAATATGGGGTTACTCTGCAGTAAACGGCATCGATACAATGAAGCAGATACTGAAGAGAATGCACAG GCTGCAGAAATTGAAAGGCGAATTGAACAAGAAACCAAAGTTGAACAGCATATTCAAAAAATTTTGCTTCTTG GTGCTGGAGACTCTGGGAAGTCAACGATTTTCAAGCAG ATAAAACTTTTGTTTCAAAGTGGTTTTGACGAGGCAGAGCTCAAGAGCTATATCTCAGTCATCCATGCGAACGTCTATCAGACAATAAAA GTATTGCACGATGGATCAAAAGAATTGGCTCAAAATGAAACAGATTCCTTGAAGTATGTTATATCCAATGAAAATAAG GATATTGGACAGAAATTGTCGGAAATTGGAGGCAGGTTGGATCATCCAAGTCTTACCAAAGAACTTGCCCAGGAGATTGAAACTCTATGGAGAGATGCTGCAATTCAGGTAGCCAGTTCATCAAAGATACATATACAATTTCCCTGGAATCTGTATTATTGCTACAAA GAAACATATGCCCGTGGCAATGAGCTCCAAGTTCCAGATTGTACCCCTTATTTCATGGAGAATTTGCAAAGATTGTCTGATGCAAATTATATTCCAACTAAG GACGATGTTCTTTATGCAAGAGTTCGTACAACAGGTGTTGTAGAGATCCAATTCAG GTATGATCAAACACTATTTGAGGATGAAAACAAGAATCGAATGATTGGGACAAAGGAGCTTTTTGAGTGGGTCCTGAAGCAACCATGCTTTGAG AAGACATCCTTCATGCTGTTTCTAAACAAGTTTgatatatttgaaaagaaagttCTGAAA GTACCTTTGAATGTATGCGAGTGGTTCAAGGACTACCAGCCAGTTTTGACAGGAAAACTAGAGATTGAGCATGCATACGA GTTTGTAAAGAAGAAGTTTGAGGAGTTGTATTTCCAAAGCACAACCCCTGATCGCGTTGACCgggtatttaaaatatatagaacCACAGCACTTGATCAGAAGCTTGTGAAAAAAACTTTCAAGCTTGTAGATGAGACTTTAAGACGCAGAAATCTCTTTGAAGCTGGTTTATTGTGA
- the LOC7476677 gene encoding guanine nucleotide-binding protein alpha-1 subunit isoform X1, which produces MLSITTQNMGLLCSKRHRYNEADTEENAQAAEIERRIEQETKVEQHIQKILLLGAGDSGKSTIFKQIKLLFQSGFDEAELKSYISVIHANVYQTIKVLHDGSKELAQNETDSLKYVISNENKDIGQKLSEIGGRLDHPSLTKELAQEIETLWRDAAIQVASSSKIHIQFPWNLYYCYKETYARGNELQVPDCTPYFMENLQRLSDANYIPTKDDVLYARVRTTGVVEIQFSPVGENKKSGEVYRLFDVGGQRNERRKWIHLFEGVTAVIFCAAISEYDQTLFEDENKNRMIGTKELFEWVLKQPCFEKTSFMLFLNKFDIFEKKVLKVPLNVCEWFKDYQPVLTGKLEIEHAYEFVKKKFEELYFQSTTPDRVDRVFKIYRTTALDQKLVKKTFKLVDETLRRRNLFEAGLL; this is translated from the exons ATGCTGTCTATCACAACACAAAATATGGGGTTACTCTGCAGTAAACGGCATCGATACAATGAAGCAGATACTGAAGAGAATGCACAG GCTGCAGAAATTGAAAGGCGAATTGAACAAGAAACCAAAGTTGAACAGCATATTCAAAAAATTTTGCTTCTTG GTGCTGGAGACTCTGGGAAGTCAACGATTTTCAAGCAG ATAAAACTTTTGTTTCAAAGTGGTTTTGACGAGGCAGAGCTCAAGAGCTATATCTCAGTCATCCATGCGAACGTCTATCAGACAATAAAA GTATTGCACGATGGATCAAAAGAATTGGCTCAAAATGAAACAGATTCCTTGAAGTATGTTATATCCAATGAAAATAAG GATATTGGACAGAAATTGTCGGAAATTGGAGGCAGGTTGGATCATCCAAGTCTTACCAAAGAACTTGCCCAGGAGATTGAAACTCTATGGAGAGATGCTGCAATTCAGGTAGCCAGTTCATCAAAGATACATATACAATTTCCCTGGAATCTGTATTATTGCTACAAA GAAACATATGCCCGTGGCAATGAGCTCCAAGTTCCAGATTGTACCCCTTATTTCATGGAGAATTTGCAAAGATTGTCTGATGCAAATTATATTCCAACTAAG GACGATGTTCTTTATGCAAGAGTTCGTACAACAGGTGTTGTAGAGATCCAATTCAG CCCTGTTGGTGAGAACAAGAAAAGTGGGGAGGTATATAGACTTTTTGATGTCGGTGGGCAGAGAAATGAGAGGCGGAAATGGATTCATCTATTTGAAGGTGTTACAGCTGTAATTTTTTGTGCTGCAATTAGCGA GTATGATCAAACACTATTTGAGGATGAAAACAAGAATCGAATGATTGGGACAAAGGAGCTTTTTGAGTGGGTCCTGAAGCAACCATGCTTTGAG AAGACATCCTTCATGCTGTTTCTAAACAAGTTTgatatatttgaaaagaaagttCTGAAA GTACCTTTGAATGTATGCGAGTGGTTCAAGGACTACCAGCCAGTTTTGACAGGAAAACTAGAGATTGAGCATGCATACGA GTTTGTAAAGAAGAAGTTTGAGGAGTTGTATTTCCAAAGCACAACCCCTGATCGCGTTGACCgggtatttaaaatatatagaacCACAGCACTTGATCAGAAGCTTGTGAAAAAAACTTTCAAGCTTGTAGATGAGACTTTAAGACGCAGAAATCTCTTTGAAGCTGGTTTATTGTGA